Part of the Solwaraspora sp. WMMA2065 genome is shown below.
TGTACGACGCACAGTGGCCGTCCACCGCCGTGCCGGCCGCCTCGACGGCGACCGGGACACCGGCATGAGCCACCTGCTTGCCGCCGCTGGCGGCGCGGCCCGGACCGCCGCGCCGCCAGCGGCCCCAGGGGACGGACCGGCGGGCCGCGGTCCCGGCGGCCACCGGCGTCGACGTTGGCCACCGCGTACCCGGCTGGTGTTCGCCACCGTCGCTGGCTGGAGCCTGTTCCTCGCGGTGTTCCTGACCCTCACCGGTACGCAGTGGTGGTGGCGTCCGTTCGAGCTGATGCCGCCGCTGCTGTTTGTCGCGGTGCCGCTGCTGCTGGCACCGCTGACGCTGCTGGCCCGCCCGGTCCGCGCCCGGCTCGCCCTGGTTCTCGTCGGTTGTCTGGTGCTCGGCGCCGACCTGGCCGGGCTGAACGTGCATGCCCTGCCGGGCGGACGCGACACCGCTGCGCCCGTCCCCGCCGACGCGATTCGGGTGTTCGCCTGGAACACCGAGTACTGGCACGACGGCGACGACCCGGAGCGGTTCTACGCCTACCTGGCCGATCAGCGGGCCGACGTCTACCTGCTCAGCGAGCACGTCGGCTGGGATCTCGCCGGGCACCGTCCGGTCCGCGTCGACCACCGCGCCGAACTGCGCGAACGGTTCCCCGACTACCAGATCGTCGCGGTCGGCGAGCTGCTGACGATGTCCCGGTACCCGGTGGTACGTCACCATGCGCTGGACGCCACGCCTTACCTGACCGACCGACAGCTGGGCGGTCCGCCGCCCGGCTCCGATTTCGCCGACTACTACCGGCACAAGATCCTGCGGACCGACCTGCTGGTGGGTGGGACGGTGTTCTCGGCGTACAACGTGCACATCCCGGTGCAGCTGGACGTCTCGATGGACCCGCGACGGCCCGAGTTCACCGCCTTCATGCGGGCGCAGGAGATCCGTCGGCAGGCCCATCACCGGGCGGTGGTGGCCGACCTCGCCGGCAACCCGGCACCGGTGCTGCTGGCCGGCGACTTCAACGCGACAGCGGCGATGGGCGAGTTGCGTGCCCTCGGCCGCCGGCTGCGGGACGCGCTCCCCGCCAGCCAGCAGATCCACCCGGTCTCCTGGCCGGACGGGAACATCCCGCTGTGGCGGTTGGACTGGGCGTTCACCGCCGGTCCGGTCCGGGTCCACGACTATCGGATGGTGCCGGGCCGGGGGATGAGCGACCACCGGGGACAGCTTGTCACCGTCTCGGTGAGCTGAGCGGATTCAGCTGGCCGCGATGCCGGCTGTCGCCAGCTGGCTGTCCACCTCGGGCGTCCGGGCGACCATGCCGCACCGCTCCAACAACCGGCGAGCTTCGCCGAGCAGCCTGCCGGCCGCGTCCCGGTCCCCGGGTGCGAGCTCGGCACGACCGTGTTCAACCTCGCCGGGCGGTCCAACGGCTGCTGCAACATGTGGGCGCCGGAGTTCCACCTGATCGACGGGCCCAACGGGCCGCGCTGGTATCTGTACTGCGTGGCCGGGCGCAACGTCGCCGACTTCAACCCGACCCAGCGGCTGCACGTACTGGAGAGCGCCGGCACCGACCCGATGGGGCCGTACACCTTCAAGGCCGACCTCGGCAGCGACTGGCAACTCGACGCCAGCGTGCTGCGGGTCAACAACAACCTCTACCTGCTCGGCACCTACAACGCGGGCAGCAACCACGGCAACGACTCGGCGTCCGGCGGCTGCGACATGAACCGGTCCACCCGGGCCCAGAAGTTCACCTGGAACGCCGACGGTACGCCGGACTTCGGCGCCCCGGTCCGGCTCGGCGTCACCCTGCCCG
Proteins encoded:
- a CDS encoding endonuclease/exonuclease/phosphatase family protein; its protein translation is MSHLLAAAGGAARTAAPPAAPGDGPAGRGPGGHRRRRWPPRTRLVFATVAGWSLFLAVFLTLTGTQWWWRPFELMPPLLFVAVPLLLAPLTLLARPVRARLALVLVGCLVLGADLAGLNVHALPGGRDTAAPVPADAIRVFAWNTEYWHDGDDPERFYAYLADQRADVYLLSEHVGWDLAGHRPVRVDHRAELRERFPDYQIVAVGELLTMSRYPVVRHHALDATPYLTDRQLGGPPPGSDFADYYRHKILRTDLLVGGTVFSAYNVHIPVQLDVSMDPRRPEFTAFMRAQEIRRQAHHRAVVADLAGNPAPVLLAGDFNATAAMGELRALGRRLRDALPASQQIHPVSWPDGNIPLWRLDWAFTAGPVRVHDYRMVPGRGMSDHRGQLVTVSVS